In Macadamia integrifolia cultivar HAES 741 chromosome 1, SCU_Mint_v3, whole genome shotgun sequence, a single window of DNA contains:
- the LOC122075877 gene encoding L-type lectin-domain containing receptor kinase SIT2-like has protein sequence MILGRNDQRCSDTMFLEFLVWFLLLGLRSVASQQEDVDFTYNGFRGVNMSLDGLAQITNNGLLMLVNTTNQQVGHAFYPHPLHFRNSSTGNAFSFSTTFVFAIWKLIRFGGPGMAFVIAPSRKFPGALPGNYLGLFNMTTIGKPSDHVIAIEIDTLRNKEFNDIDGSHIGIDINNLKSVQSATASYFSNEQNRRVNISLIDGQPLQLWVEYNGDEKQLNVTLAPINVPKPTIPLLSLKIDLSLFIVDPMFVGFSSTTYVMPVYHFVLGWSFKMNGEARQLNLSQLPELPHLKTHKTRPRLFIILVSVIGASLALISVFIITQFIVKRKKKFAEVLEDWELNYGPHRFKYKDLYIATKGFKDKELLGTGGFGSVYRGVLPTSKTEVAVKRVSHNSRQGEREFIAEIISIGRLRHRNIVPLLGYCRRKEELFLVYDFMPNGSLDKILFDHTKTESMLSWCQRFRIIKSVASALLYLHEEWERVVVHRDVKSSNVLLDKELNGRLGDFGLARLYDHGTNPQTTHVVGTIGYLAPELCGTGQANPSVDVFAFGAFLLEVACGRRPIEPRASEECMVLVDWVILCWSKGTILETGDPKLGFDYDVQEMELVLKLGLLCSHPIPTVRPQMRQVMRYLEREISLPELTPLGLRTAIDDTSFWPSKGFSDVSIWCPYPSSTKTRSSSVVESIVSGGR, from the coding sequence ATGATTCTTGGAAGGAACGACCAAAGATGCAGTGATACAATGTTCCTAGAGTTCTTAGTCTGGTTTCTTCTCCTTGGACTGAGATCTGTAGCTTCACAACAAGAAGATGTTGATTTCACCTACAATGGATTTCGAGGAGTTAACATGAGCTTAGATGGCTTAGCACAGATCACAAACAATGGTCTCCTGATGTTAGTAAACACCACTAATCAACAGGTGGGTCATGCTTTCTATCCTCATCCTCTTCACTTCAGGAACTCATCAACTGGTAATGCCTTTTCCTTCTCTACTACTTTTGTATTTGCCATTTGGAAGTTAATCAGATTTGGTGGCCCTGGAATGGCTTTCGTGATTGCACCCTCAAGAAAATTCCCAGGTGCTTTGCCAGGGAATTATCTTGGCCTCTTCAACATGACCACCATCGGCAAACCATCAGATCATGTCATCGCAATCGAGATCGATACCCTCCGAAACAAGGAGTTCAATGACATTGATGGAAGccatattggtattgatatcaataacTTGAAATCTGTTCAATCTGCAACTGCTTCTTACTTTAGTAATGAACAGAATCGACGTGTGAACATAAGCCTCATCGATGGACAGCCATTGCAACTCTGGGTTGAATATAATGGTGATGAGAAGCAACTTAATGTGACTTTAGCTCCTATTAATGTCCCTAAACCAACAATCCCACTCTTGTCCTTGAAAATTGATCTTTCTCTGTTCATTGTGGATCCCATGTTTGTGGGCTTCTCCTCAACTACATATGTCATGCCAGTATACCATTTTGTTTTGGGATGGAGTTTTAAAATGAATGGGGAAGCAAGACAGCTCAATCTCTCTCAACTTCCTGAGCTTCCTCATCTAAAAACCCATAAAACAAGACCTAggctttttattattttagtttctgtgATAGGTGCTAGTTTAGCACTTATCTCTGTCTTCATCATCACCCAATTTATagtgaaaaggaagaaaaagtttGCAGAAGTGCTTGAAGATTGGGAACTCAATTATGGACCTCACAGATTCAAATATAAAGATCTCTACATAGCCACCAAAGGGTTCAAGGACAAGGAGCTTCTTGGAACTGGTGGCTTTGGTAGTGTATATAGAGGTGTGTTGCCCACTTCCAAGACAGAAGTTGCAGTGAAGAGGGTCTCCCACAATTCTAGACAAGGTGAGAGAGAATTCATTGCTGAGATCATTAGCATCGGTAGATTGAGGCATCGGAACATTGTACCACTCTTGGGCTATTGCCGGCGTAAGGAAGAGCTCTTTTTAGTATATGATTTCATGCCCAATGGGAGTCTCGACAAAATCCTTTTCGATCATACGAAAACAGAGTCGATGCTGAGTTGGTGTCAAAGATTTAGAATCATCAAAAGTGTGGCATCTGCATTATTGTATTTGCATGAAGAATGGGAACGAGTTGTGGTTCATAGAGATGTGAAGTCCAGTAATGTCTTATTAGACAAGGAGCTGAATGGAAGATTAGGAGATTTTGGGCTTGCAAGATTATATGATCATGGAACTAATCCTCAAACCACCCATGTTGTGGGGACGATTGGTTATCTTGCACCAGAACTTTGTGGAACTGGACAAGCAAATCCTAGTGTGGATGTGTTTGCATTTGGGGCTTTTTTGCTGGAAGTTGCTTGTGGTAGGAGACCCATAGAGCCACGAGCATCTGAAGAGTGTATGGTGCTGGTGGATTGGGTGATCTTATGTTGGAGTAAAGGCACCATTCTTGAGACTGGGGATCCAAAACTGGGTTTTGATTATGATGTGCAGGAAATGGAGCTTGTGTTAAAACTTGGATTGCTTTGCTCTCACCCCATTCCAACTGTAAGGCCACAAATGCGACAAGTTATGCGGTATTTGGAGAGGGAGATTTCTCTACCAGAGTTGACACCGCTTGGTCTAAGAACAGCCATTGATGACACTTCTTTTTGGCCTTCAAAAGGTTTTAGTGATGTCTCTATTTGGTGTCCTTATCCTAGCAGCACAAAGACTCGGTCATCTTCAGTTGTAGAATCTATAGTTTCTGGAGGTCGGTGA